A stretch of DNA from Hydra vulgaris chromosome 03, alternate assembly HydraT2T_AEP:
tgctttattatgttttttagcaaaaatttgccaaagttttcaattctttcAGTTGGTGGCCTGTAACAACAGCttaatagtatattttttgaacGCTTATTGATTGTTATTACGACaactttgttttacttttatttttagactctttttcttaaattctatttacaacttttatacaGAAACAAAAATTCTCGAGGGcgtaattatatacaaaaatagcTTATGACTTGACTAATAAATTACAtcaattaactttaataatattatgacaagaattttataaacgttacaataaagttttataacgaTCAGCTATTATCACATCACCCCAAGAACTGAAGTTCTTAAGTAACATAGTCATTTAAATATGTCGGCTTTCTCCTTTCTCTGGTTGATCGTCTGATTGCTGGTAATAAATTATCGACGATTTCTCTGCCGTCAGCTTCCTCCTCAGCGTCAACAACTGTTTCTTCAGTTCCTTCCTCTCGTGCAGCAAAAATGTCTAAATCTTCTGAATCACTTTCATCACTGACAACCTCTTCACTGATAACAATTTTACTTGAAGCGTTTGAAGAATTTGAGGCAGGAGCTATTCTCACGTCTCGCACATGTCTTGGTACACCATCAGTTTCAATATTTGTGTTTGTGAGTATGTCAGTTACAGTACCAATTTTCCAAACTGAAGTGCACTTTGCATCAGCGAGGCGAACATAAACTATTTCTCCAATTCTATAAGTTTTCAGTGTTTTTCTCCTCTTGAATTGGTAGACGCCAAACGTacttatttttttgagaagCAGGTGCAGATTCCTCGTTTGTTCCCACCGTTGGTGTTGCATTGTACCAAAATACCGCTACTAACGGACATATTTGTGCCCTCGCAGCTGTTCGTTTTACTGTGCGGTGGTTACGCTCCACAATCCCATTTCCTGATGGTCTATATGCACAtctatacttattttttacacaccatttttcacatatatttgaaaattcacTAGATTTAAACACCGCTACATTATTGACTACATTGTGACTTACTACATTTTTGGTATCTTCGCAAGGCAACATTCTCCAAATTGCAAACCAACTTGGTCCACAGTCAATCATTGTTAAATATGGCGACCCTTTATAGTGAGTCACATCACAAGCAAATTGATACCGTGTGTCTGGTACATCTAGTACTCCATTTTCCCATTTTATTGGCGCTGGATCAGTTGAATTACATTGACAACATTTACGAACACATTCTTCAACATCTTTCCTTAATACGTGCGGAAGTCTTCGTTGCACTGTAAACATTGTCCGATTAACACCAAAATGATGCTTTGAGTGACAATTACGAATTTCTTCAGCAATACTTACTCCACATAGCTCTTTCGTATTTCTTTGTGAAAGCTCATTTAACCAAGTCTTTGGAACTCTTGTCAACATGTCAGCTTTGTTTTTGGAGGACGGAACCCATTTTAACGtgatgtttatattatattcttttattaggTCTTACAATAGAGAAAGTCTTCTTTTAATAAGCATTTATGATAATGCATTTGATCGAATCCTATGACTTTCATTCAGCATACTTTTTAGCTATCCATGAACTGTTACTGAACCAGTGAATACTGACAAATTCTTTATATCCCACTTAGCAGCTAGGTTTATCCCACGCACCACAGCATCTAATTCAGCAATATTAATATGCATAACACCATTTATACTTCGAAGCCAGACTGCATCCTCAATTATTACGCCATCGTATTCTATAGCAACCCCTATTGCCATGCTACTAGCATCACACCACAATGTTGCTCCATTTTGAATCCCTTTAGCATTCCATTTCCATCTCACAGAATCACAAACTTCTAATTGGCGCAATATTTCGATTAACCATGACTGAGCTTGATCTCCGATTAGATCATCCCAAGCATTTCCTTGACTACGACGTTTTATAAAACTGCAGACAATTCTAAGCCACCCTCCAACAGGATAGTGACCTAATAAGTGTCCacatattgaaaaa
This window harbors:
- the LOC136078767 gene encoding uncharacterized protein LOC136078767 translates to MLTRVPKTWLNELSQRNTKELCGVSIAEEIRNCHSKHHFGVNRTMFTVQRRLPHVLRKDVEECVRKCCQCNSTDPAPIKWENGVLDVPDTRYQFACDVTHYKGSPYLTMIDCGPSWFAIWRMLPCEDTKNVVSHNVVNNVAVFKSSEFSNICEKWCVKNKYRCAYRPSGNGIVERNHRTVKRTAARAQICPLVAVFWYNATPTVGTNEESAPASQKNKIGEIVYVRLADAKCTSVWKIGTVTDILTNTNIETDGVPRHVRDVRIAPASNSSNASSKIVISEEVVSDESDSEDLDIFAAREEGTEETVVDAEEEADGREIVDNLLPAIRRSTRERRKPTYLNDYVT